The following nucleotide sequence is from Candidatus Omnitrophota bacterium.
AAAGAATCGCGCCAAGAAAATACCGAACAAAAGAACTATACTCAATACTAATATTGTATTCACTCCAACCCTTTTTCTTTTAAAACAACCTGTATTATATCTAATAACCTTACTATACCTAATAGATGACCGTCATCCGTTACCGGGGCAATCTCTACTTTATGAAGTACCATTATGGAATATGCCTTTTCTAAATCCGTATCCTGGGAAATTGTAATAAAATTTGTATCCATTATATCTTCAGCAATACAAAGCTTAAGCATTTCTGGGCTAACATGGTTTATAGAAAAATCTTTTTCCACTAAATCATCTAAGAAAGGAAGGCTCTTTACCAAGGTCTGCATTGGACCAGAATAGGGCGCGAATATCTTGGCGATATCATCCAAACCTATAATACCCACTAAGCGCATATCTTTATTTACTATCGGCAATATATCAAGTCCGGTCTCTTTCATTGCCTTTATAATCAAAATTAAAGTAGTTGAATTCTCAATGTTAAAAGGCATCTTTATAAGAATATCTTTTACTTTCATTTTGCTTCTCAGAAACTTATAGAAAGATGCTTTAACACCTCTTTTATTTCAGCTGGATTGCTTTCGAATTGACCTCTATAACTTTAATTAAATTATTACGAGATAAACAGAGAGATATCTTAGAAAAATCAAAATTGCCACTAAAAGGTGCTAAATAGTCATCTAAAGCTTTTAGGCCATGAAAGTGTATACCAATCATTTGGTCTGCGAATCTATCAAGATAATTGGGGTTTGACTTTTTTCTTTTATGAGACATATAATTTTATCAAAAATTCAATTCTTCCCCAAGAGAAATTTGGTATAATAATAAGAGATAAAAATGGAGATAAAGTTAAAGACAGAAAAAGTCTATTCCATCCGGGAATTGAATGCGGAAGTAAAAGGCATATTAAAGAGAGAATTTCCGGAACTAATCTGGGTCTGCGGAGAAATTCAGGATTACAACAAAAATAAACATAAACCAGATGTCTATTTTAGACTCTGCGAGAAACATCCCGAGGTTGATGAAGTAATCGCCTCAGTTAGTGCGGTAATCTTTAAAGATAGAAAATTATTCTTAAACCAGATTTTAAAACACGCACTCCTTGAATTAAAGGATGACTTAGAAGTAAAATTTCTCTGTAGGGTTGATTTCTCAAAATATGGAAAATTGCTTCTGATTGTAGAAGATATTGACCCGGTTTATACCTTAGGGAAAATTGCCCAAAGCAGACAGAAGATAATTGAAGAATTAAAGGCAAAAGGGCTTTTGGAAAAGAACAAAAGATTAAACTTACCTCTGGTTCCATTAAATATAGGATTAATTACCTCTTATAATAGTGCTGCCTATAATGATTTCCTGGATGAACTAAAGAGAAGTGGCTATGGATTCAAAATCTATTATTTTGATTCCGCTATGCAGGGAAAGAATGTTGAACCGAATATCTGTTCTGCTTTGGAAATCTTTGACCAGATTCCATTTTTGGATTTGGTGGTGATAACCAGAGGAGGAGGTTCCACCGCAGACCTCAGTTGGTTTGATAATAAAAAGATAGCGGAAAGAATAGCCAATGCAAAATTTCCTGTATTAACCGGAATTGGGCATGAGATAGATGTAACTATTGCCGACCGCGTAGCACATACATATTTCAAAACTCCCACTGCAATTGCACAATTTTTGGTAGGAAGGGTAAAGGATTTTTTAGATAATTTGGATGAAAAAATTGAATCCCTAATTGCCCAGACAGAGGAAATATTGAGCCGAGAAAGTCAGACCTTGGGAATCAAAGCAAAAGATATTAACTTAGAGACACAGAAATTTTTAAGGGACCATCGAGAAAAACTCATCTCTCTAATTAAAGAAATTAAGATATGCCCGGCTAATTTAGTTTATACTCTTAAAATAAATTTAAAAGAAAAAACAAAAGAACTCTCTATGGAAACATTCCATTATCTTAAAAATAAAAAAATTGAAGTCAGTCATTATGAAGAGAAAATAAAAATTTTAGACCCGATGAATACAGTAAAAAGAGGATTCAGTATCACCAAAGCAAAGGATGGAAAGACAATAAAAAGTATAGAGGATACTAAAAAAGACGAGGATTTAGTAACTATAGTTTTTGATGGAAAGATTGAAAGCAAGGTGAAGAGAATAAAAAAGGAGTAGAGATGGCTAAAGAAGGATTAAAGTACAGTAAAGCAGTTGAGGAGTTGGAAAGAATCCTGCAGAGGATTCAAGATGGTCAGATAGATGTTGATGACCTGGCTAAAGAAGTAAAGAGGGCAACAGAGTTAATCAAGCTCTGCAAGGAAAAAATTGAGAAGACAGAGTGGGAAGTAAAAGAAGTGGTTAAGAGTTTTGAAGAGAATAAATAGTTTAGTATCTGTGGGATAAAAGATGAAAATTTCCGATATGGACATTCTTTAAGCCAGAATTTAAAGCCACCTCTTTGCATCTGTAGGCATGCGGATAGGAGGTGGTGGGAAGGTCATGCATATAAAAAGAAGGGTAAAAAGCTAAAAGGGAGTAAGGGATATTTTTATTCAAAGAATAAATAAACTTAGAGATTTTTTCTATCTCATACTCATCTACATAGCCAGGAACTAAAAGGGTTGAGGCAATCAAAAGAGGAGGGATAGGTCTTTTTTTTATATAAGAGGAAACTTTCGCAAAATTATCAAATGTTCTTTTGTTTGAGACTCCACATAAAGCAATGTTCAATTCTTCAGTCCATGCCTTTAAATCAAATTTTATACAACCACCAGATGCTAAAGCAATTTCAACAATCTCAGCTAATAAATTTTCATTCATTGAGCCATTTGTCTCCCAGCAGATTCTTAAGATTCTATTTTTTTTATTCTTTAAAGCAATCTTTGAGGTTAAAATGGAATGCGGAAGTTGACAGGATGGGTCTCCACCAAAGAAACAGATGCAGGATGTCTTCTCATCTATAATAGAGGCTAAATCTCTGCTAAGGATAAGTTTTCTTTTTTCTCTATCTCCCAAGGCATCCCTAAAATGCCAATTCTGACAGAAAAGGCAGTTATAACTGCATCCATTATAAAAAACTGCTAAATTCTTATATCCGTATTCCGGTCCTTTTTGATAAGAAAATTCAGGAAAACCACAGCCTGTTCCTCCAGGACAGGTCCAATCCGCAACACAATTTGTGGGTAGAGGGTCAAAATAGAAAGATAAATTCCCCCTTTTTACATCTGCTCCAATTAATTTTCCCTTTAAATTCTTCCGCAAGTCACAGAATCCTTTCTCATTTTCTCCTATCCGGCATTCATTCACACAGAGATTACATAAAATACCTGCTTTTTCTTTAGGGGGGATAAAGGGGAGAGCAAAATCTTTTCTTGTTTTCTTATGTGCCTCTAAGATATACGGCTTTGCCCTTTCAAAATCATTCCTTATACAATCTAAGCATACACCGGGATAATCAGAGATAAGGAAAGATTTCTTCTGACAAACTTTACACTCTGCCATTGATAAAATAAAAAAGCCCTGGGTTTATTCCCAGGGCTTTCTCTCATTTCCTGGTTTTTAATATTCTCCTCCGTATCCTCCCGGAGGCATAGGAGGAGTTTTCTCCTTCTCAGGAATATCCGTAACCAGAGCCTCGGTGGTAATCAATAGCGAAGCCACACTGGAAGCATGCTGAATGGCATAACGGGTAACCTTGGTAGGGTCAATAATCCCCGCCTCCAGCATATCGGTATAACGACCTTTCTCCACATCAAACCCTACATTGGTTTTTTCTTCTTTTACTCTCTGCACGACCACTGAACCTTCCTGTCCGGCATTCTCCGCCAGTTGTCTGATCGGTTCTTCTAAGGCACGTTTTACAATCTCTGCCCCAATCTTCTCATCACCCTCTAAGTTAAGTTTTTCTACCGAGGGGATACATCTGAGTAAAGCCACTCCTCCACCGGGAACAATTCCTTCTTCTACCGCTGCACGGGTGGCATGTAAGGCATCTTCCACACGTGCCTTCCTTTCCTTCATTTCGGTCTCCGTGGCTGCACCAACACGGATCACTGCTACTCCACCGGCAAGTTTTGCCAAACGCTCCTGGAGTTTCTCCCGGTCATAATCAGAATCGGTTTCCTCAATCTGTTTCTTAATCTGATTAATTCTTCCTTTAATCTCGGAGGTTTTTCCTGCACCCTCAACAATGGTAGTATTTTCCTTATCCACCGTAATGCGTTTTGCTCTCCCCAAGTCTTCAAGGGTAACATTTTCCAATTTTATTCCCAAATCCTCGGTGATGGCTTTACCGCCAGTAAGAATAGCAATATCTTCAAGCATTGCCTTTCTTCTATCACCGTAACCAGGTGCCTTCACCGCACAGCAGGAAAGAGTTCCCCGAATCTTATTTACCACTAAGGTTGCCAGTGCCTCACCTTCCACCTCTTCCGCAATGATTAAAAGCGGTTTTCCCGTACGGGCAATTTTCTCTAAGAGCGGAAGCAGGTCTTTTAAAGCAGAAATCTTTTTTTCATAAATCAAAATATAGGGGTCTTCTAAGATTGCCTCCATACGCTCGGCATCGGTAATAAAGTAGGGAGAAAGATATCCCTGGTCAAACTGCATTCCTTCCACTACTTCCAAAGTAGTAGCCATGGTTTTTGATTCTTCTACCGTAATTACCCCATCTTTTCCTACTTTATCCATTGCTTCGGCAATAAGATTACCAATATTTTTATCATTGTTTGCAGCAATGGTAGCCACCTGTTCAATTTCTTTCTTGTCCTTAATGGGTTTAGAGAGTTTTTTCAGTTCATCCACCACTGTCTCCACTGCCCTATCCACACCTCTCTTCAATGCCATAGGATTGGCACCTGCAGAAACCAGTTTCAATCCTTCCCGATAAATTGCTTCCGCTAAAATGGTAGCGGTAGTGGTTCCGTCTCCAGCAGCATCCGAGGTTTTTTCTGCTACCTCTTTTACTAACTGTGCACCCATATCTTCATAGGGGTCCTCTAATTCAATCTCTTTGGCTACCGTAACTCCATCTTTGGTAATCACCGGAGAACCAAATTTTTTATCCAGAACCACATTCCTTCCTTTAGGACCTAAGGTTACTTTAACCGCCTTAGAAATTACTTCTACTCCTTTGAGAAGAGAACGCCTTGCCTCTTCATCAAACTTCAATTGCTTTGCCATATTTTCACCTCCTCTTAAACAAATCCAGTATTACTTAATTATTGCCAGAATATCCTCTTCCCGGAGAATAAGATATTCCTGGTCCTCAATGGTAATCTCTGTCCCGGAATATTTACCATAAAGAACTTTGTCTCCTACTTTTACTTCTAAGGGTCTAATTTCTCCATTCTCTAATAAGCGACCCTTTCCTACGGCTACGATTTCACCTTCCTGAGGCTTTTCCTTAGCAGTGTCCGGAAGCACAATTCCACTTTTTGTCTTGTTACCCGCTTCTAATGGCCTTACCACTACCCGGTCACCTAAAGGCTGAACATTAATCTTCGTCTTTACTTCTGCCATACCCATCCCTCCTTTCTTGTTAGCAATCAAATTTAATGAGTGCTAAAATTAACAAAATAAATTTTAGACTAATTTTAACTCAAATGCAAGTCTAAATTTTTTATATTTTTTATTAATTTTTGGTATTTTGGGAAATTTTTTAGATTTTAATATACAAAATCGCATTAAATTATAGAATTATTTATTACTTTTCTTATTTTCGTATATTAACCTCAGCCCTTCCAAGATAAGAGTTTCACGCAGAGTCCCCAAATCAGCAAGGTAAGGATAGAGTTTAGAAGCATCACCGCCGGTAAAAACTACCTTTTCTATTCCCTGTTTTTCTTTAAGAATCTGCACTAACTGGCGGGTCATTGCTAAAAACCCATTAAAAATTCCACTTAAAATACTTTCTTTTGTAGAAACACCAATAAACCCCTTAGGAAGAGTAAAATCCATATTTTTGGGAAGCAGAGCCGCTTTCTGGCATAATGCTTCTAAGGAAGTTCTCAAACCCGGGAAAATCATTCCTCCTAAATATTCTCCTCTTCCGGAAACCACATCAAAAGTAACTGCTGTGCCAAAATCAATCACCACCAGGTTACCTCCATAGAAATAGTATCCTGCGTAGGCATTGACTAATCTATCTTGCCCTACCTCTTCTGGTTTTTTGTAGAGATTTTTCATCGGAACAGAGATATTTTCTCCCAGGATAAAGGGTTTTTTAGGAAAGAATTTTTTCAGACCATTTCTTAATCTTTTCAAACCCTGGGGAACTACACTGCAGATGATTATCTCCCCAATATCTTCCCAGGGAAAATTTCTTAGATATCTCAGATAATCCGGACTCTCCGTAGGGATTTTCCCTTTTTTAATCAAAATTTCCCCTTCAAATATTCCGTAAGAAATATTGGTGTTACCAATGTCTATAGTTAATAACATCATAAATTATAATTTTTTTCTTAATT
It contains:
- a CDS encoding CBS domain-containing protein, which translates into the protein MKVKDILIKMPFNIENSTTLILIIKAMKETGLDILPIVNKDMRLVGIIGLDDIAKIFAPYSGPMQTLVKSLPFLDDLVEKDFSINHVSPEMLKLCIAEDIMDTNFITISQDTDLEKAYSIMVLHKVEIAPVTDDGHLLGIVRLLDIIQVVLKEKGLE
- the xseA gene encoding exodeoxyribonuclease VII large subunit, whose protein sequence is MEIKLKTEKVYSIRELNAEVKGILKREFPELIWVCGEIQDYNKNKHKPDVYFRLCEKHPEVDEVIASVSAVIFKDRKLFLNQILKHALLELKDDLEVKFLCRVDFSKYGKLLLIVEDIDPVYTLGKIAQSRQKIIEELKAKGLLEKNKRLNLPLVPLNIGLITSYNSAAYNDFLDELKRSGYGFKIYYFDSAMQGKNVEPNICSALEIFDQIPFLDLVVITRGGGSTADLSWFDNKKIAERIANAKFPVLTGIGHEIDVTIADRVAHTYFKTPTAIAQFLVGRVKDFLDNLDEKIESLIAQTEEILSRESQTLGIKAKDINLETQKFLRDHREKLISLIKEIKICPANLVYTLKINLKEKTKELSMETFHYLKNKKIEVSHYEEKIKILDPMNTVKRGFSITKAKDGKTIKSIEDTKKDEDLVTIVFDGKIESKVKRIKKE
- the xseB gene encoding exodeoxyribonuclease VII small subunit, whose translation is MAKEGLKYSKAVEELERILQRIQDGQIDVDDLAKEVKRATELIKLCKEKIEKTEWEVKEVVKSFEENK
- a CDS encoding radical SAM protein, whose product is MAECKVCQKKSFLISDYPGVCLDCIRNDFERAKPYILEAHKKTRKDFALPFIPPKEKAGILCNLCVNECRIGENEKGFCDLRKNLKGKLIGADVKRGNLSFYFDPLPTNCVADWTCPGGTGCGFPEFSYQKGPEYGYKNLAVFYNGCSYNCLFCQNWHFRDALGDREKRKLILSRDLASIIDEKTSCICFFGGDPSCQLPHSILTSKIALKNKKNRILRICWETNGSMNENLLAEIVEIALASGGCIKFDLKAWTEELNIALCGVSNKRTFDNFAKVSSYIKKRPIPPLLIASTLLVPGYVDEYEIEKISKFIYSLNKNIPYSLLAFYPSFYMHDLPTTSYPHAYRCKEVALNSGLKNVHIGNFHLLSHRY
- the groL gene encoding chaperonin GroEL (60 kDa chaperone family; promotes refolding of misfolded polypeptides especially under stressful conditions; forms two stacked rings of heptamers to form a barrel-shaped 14mer; ends can be capped by GroES; misfolded proteins enter the barrel where they are refolded when GroES binds) codes for the protein MAKQLKFDEEARRSLLKGVEVISKAVKVTLGPKGRNVVLDKKFGSPVITKDGVTVAKEIELEDPYEDMGAQLVKEVAEKTSDAAGDGTTTATILAEAIYREGLKLVSAGANPMALKRGVDRAVETVVDELKKLSKPIKDKKEIEQVATIAANNDKNIGNLIAEAMDKVGKDGVITVEESKTMATTLEVVEGMQFDQGYLSPYFITDAERMEAILEDPYILIYEKKISALKDLLPLLEKIARTGKPLLIIAEEVEGEALATLVVNKIRGTLSCCAVKAPGYGDRRKAMLEDIAILTGGKAITEDLGIKLENVTLEDLGRAKRITVDKENTTIVEGAGKTSEIKGRINQIKKQIEETDSDYDREKLQERLAKLAGGVAVIRVGAATETEMKERKARVEDALHATRAAVEEGIVPGGGVALLRCIPSVEKLNLEGDEKIGAEIVKRALEEPIRQLAENAGQEGSVVVQRVKEEKTNVGFDVEKGRYTDMLEAGIIDPTKVTRYAIQHASSVASLLITTEALVTDIPEKEKTPPMPPGGYGGEY
- the groES gene encoding co-chaperone GroES; this translates as MAEVKTKINVQPLGDRVVVRPLEAGNKTKSGIVLPDTAKEKPQEGEIVAVGKGRLLENGEIRPLEVKVGDKVLYGKYSGTEITIEDQEYLILREEDILAIIK
- a CDS encoding type III pantothenate kinase, with the translated sequence MMLLTIDIGNTNISYGIFEGEILIKKGKIPTESPDYLRYLRNFPWEDIGEIIICSVVPQGLKRLRNGLKKFFPKKPFILGENISVPMKNLYKKPEEVGQDRLVNAYAGYYFYGGNLVVIDFGTAVTFDVVSGRGEYLGGMIFPGLRTSLEALCQKAALLPKNMDFTLPKGFIGVSTKESILSGIFNGFLAMTRQLVQILKEKQGIEKVVFTGGDASKLYPYLADLGTLRETLILEGLRLIYENKKSNK